The Geobacter sp. AOG2 genome includes a window with the following:
- the groL gene encoding chaperonin GroEL (60 kDa chaperone family; promotes refolding of misfolded polypeptides especially under stressful conditions; forms two stacked rings of heptamers to form a barrel-shaped 14mer; ends can be capped by GroES; misfolded proteins enter the barrel where they are refolded when GroES binds): protein MAAKIIKFDQDGRNAILKGVNTLADAVKVTLGPKGRNVVIDKSFGAPLITKDGVTVAKEVELEDKFENMGAQLVKEVASKTSDVAGDGTTTATVLAQAIYRQGSKLVAAGHNPMEIKRGIDKAVEVIVGELKSISKPIKDHKEIAQVGTISANNDKTIGDIIAEAMEKVGKEGVITVEEAKAMETSLETVEGMQFDRGYLSPYFVTDPERMEATLENAVILIHDKKISNMKDLLPVLEQTAKTGRPLLIIAEDIEGEALATLVVNKLRGVLNVAAVKAPGFGDRRKAMLEDIAILTGGQVISEEVGFKLDQTTLDMLGHAKRITIDKDNTTIIDGDGKEEAIQGRVKMIRAQIEETSSDYDREKLQERLAKLVGGVAVIKVGAATEVEMKEKKARVEDALHATRAAVDEGIVPGGGVAYIRALKALDGLKLVAEQQFGVNVIKASLEAPIRQIAENAGIDASIVVDKVKNGKDAFGYDASSDEYVDMIKTGIIDPTKVSRSALQNASSIAGLMLTTEALIAEKPKDESAMPAMPGGGMGGMGGMGGMY, encoded by the coding sequence ATGGCTGCAAAGATCATCAAATTCGACCAGGACGGCCGCAACGCCATTCTGAAAGGTGTCAATACCCTGGCTGACGCCGTTAAGGTTACCCTCGGCCCCAAGGGTCGTAACGTCGTTATCGACAAATCCTTCGGCGCTCCGCTGATCACCAAGGACGGCGTGACCGTTGCCAAGGAAGTGGAACTGGAAGATAAATTCGAGAACATGGGCGCTCAACTGGTGAAAGAGGTCGCTTCCAAGACCTCCGACGTTGCCGGTGACGGCACCACCACTGCGACCGTCCTCGCCCAGGCCATCTACCGCCAGGGTTCCAAGCTGGTGGCTGCCGGCCACAACCCGATGGAGATCAAGCGCGGCATCGACAAGGCCGTGGAGGTCATCGTCGGCGAGTTGAAGAGCATCTCCAAGCCGATCAAGGACCACAAGGAGATCGCCCAGGTCGGCACCATCTCCGCCAACAACGACAAGACCATCGGCGATATCATTGCCGAGGCCATGGAAAAGGTCGGCAAGGAAGGCGTGATCACCGTCGAGGAAGCCAAGGCCATGGAAACCAGCCTGGAAACCGTGGAAGGGATGCAGTTCGACCGCGGCTACCTCTCCCCCTACTTCGTGACCGATCCGGAGCGCATGGAAGCAACCCTTGAGAATGCCGTGATCCTGATCCACGACAAGAAAATCTCCAATATGAAGGACCTGCTCCCGGTTCTTGAGCAGACCGCCAAAACCGGCCGTCCGCTGCTGATCATCGCCGAAGATATCGAAGGCGAAGCGCTGGCCACCCTGGTGGTCAACAAACTGCGCGGCGTTCTGAACGTGGCTGCCGTCAAGGCTCCCGGCTTCGGCGACCGCCGCAAGGCCATGCTGGAGGATATCGCCATCCTCACCGGCGGCCAGGTGATCTCCGAAGAAGTCGGCTTCAAGCTCGACCAGACCACCCTCGACATGCTGGGCCACGCCAAGCGCATCACCATCGACAAGGACAACACCACCATCATCGACGGCGACGGCAAGGAAGAGGCCATCCAGGGCCGCGTCAAGATGATCCGCGCCCAGATCGAGGAAACCTCCAGCGATTACGACCGCGAAAAGCTCCAGGAACGCCTTGCCAAGCTGGTGGGCGGCGTTGCCGTCATCAAGGTCGGTGCCGCAACCGAAGTCGAGATGAAGGAAAAGAAAGCCCGCGTGGAAGACGCTCTTCACGCCACCCGCGCTGCCGTTGACGAGGGCATTGTCCCTGGCGGCGGTGTCGCCTATATCCGCGCTCTCAAAGCGCTGGACGGCCTCAAACTGGTAGCCGAGCAGCAGTTCGGCGTCAATGTGATCAAAGCCTCTCTGGAAGCCCCGATCCGCCAGATCGCCGAGAACGCCGGTATCGACGCTTCCATCGTGGTGGACAAGGTCAAGAACGGCAAGGACGCCTTCGGTTACGACGCCTCCTCCGATGAGTACGTGGATATGATCAAGACCGGTATCATCGATCCGACCAAGGTTTCCCGCAGCGCCTTGCAGAACGCTTCCTCCATCGCCGGTCTGATGCTGACCACCGAGGCCCTGATCGCCGAGAAGCCGAAGGATGAATCCGCAATGCCGGCAATGCCGGGTGGCGGGATGGGTGGTATGGGCGGCATGGGCGGCATGTACTAA
- a CDS encoding cupin domain-containing protein: protein MDLIGKALTMSDLVAYQDGSVVSKTLIDKKIGTLTLFSFDAGQGLSEHTAPYDAFVQVVDGEAEVTIEGSAQTVEAGQMIIMPANKPHALKAVKPFKMLLVMIRA, encoded by the coding sequence ATGGACCTGATCGGAAAAGCCCTGACCATGAGCGATCTGGTGGCGTATCAGGATGGCTCGGTGGTCAGCAAGACATTGATCGATAAGAAGATCGGGACGCTGACGCTGTTTTCCTTCGATGCCGGACAGGGGCTTTCCGAGCATACCGCCCCTTACGATGCCTTTGTGCAGGTCGTGGACGGCGAGGCGGAGGTGACCATCGAGGGGAGCGCCCAGACCGTGGAAGCCGGGCAGATGATCATCATGCCGGCCAACAAGCCCCATGCGCTCAAGGCGGTGAAGCCGTTCAAGATGCTCTTGGTGATGATTCGCGCTTAG
- the hemH gene encoding ferrochelatase, protein MSEKTAVLLLQMGGPDSLDAVEPFLCNLFSDRDIIRIGPAFLQPVIARFISRRRARKVVEYYRRMGGKSPLRELTEQQGAELEKVLGEGYRCFVAMRYWKPDTIEALAAIKREGISRIVALSLYPHYSRATSGSSFNELERVLAQAKVRFDLAYIRQFFDHPGYIAALVEKIEQGLAGFADRSTVQLVFSAHGLPQSFIDSGDPYLDHIQATVRLVMEHFGGVSHHLAFQSRAGPVKWLEPSTEGKIAELAAAGCKDMLMVPLSFVSDHIETLYEIDIQYREEAEKLGITNFRRSESLNSSPTFIACLADLVSRTVNSRD, encoded by the coding sequence TTGTCAGAAAAGACCGCAGTACTGCTGCTCCAGATGGGCGGGCCGGATTCCCTGGACGCCGTCGAACCGTTTCTGTGCAACCTGTTTTCGGACCGCGACATCATTCGTATCGGCCCGGCCTTCCTGCAACCGGTGATTGCCCGTTTTATTTCTCGCCGGCGCGCCCGCAAGGTGGTGGAGTATTACCGCCGGATGGGGGGCAAGTCTCCCCTGCGTGAACTGACCGAACAGCAGGGGGCCGAGTTGGAAAAGGTCCTGGGCGAGGGGTATCGTTGTTTCGTGGCCATGCGCTATTGGAAGCCGGACACGATCGAAGCTCTGGCCGCCATCAAACGCGAAGGCATCAGCCGGATCGTGGCATTGTCGCTCTACCCCCACTATTCGCGAGCCACCAGCGGTTCCAGTTTCAACGAATTGGAGCGGGTGCTGGCCCAGGCAAAGGTGCGTTTCGATCTGGCGTATATCCGTCAGTTCTTCGACCATCCCGGCTATATTGCAGCTCTGGTGGAGAAGATCGAGCAGGGGTTGGCCGGATTTGCCGACCGAAGCACCGTTCAACTGGTTTTTTCAGCCCACGGCCTGCCCCAATCGTTCATCGACTCCGGCGACCCGTACCTGGACCACATCCAGGCTACGGTGCGGCTGGTGATGGAGCATTTCGGCGGCGTTTCCCACCATCTGGCCTTCCAGTCCCGGGCCGGCCCGGTCAAGTGGCTGGAGCCTTCCACCGAAGGGAAGATCGCCGAACTGGCGGCGGCAGGCTGCAAGGACATGTTGATGGTGCCGCTTTCGTTCGTGTCCGACCACATCGAGACCCTCTACGAGATCGATATCCAGTACCGGGAAGAAGCCGAAAAACTGGGCATTACAAACTTCAGGCGGAGCGAGTCCCTGAACAGCTCGCCCACCTTTATCGCCTGTCTGGCCGATCTGGTGTCCCGCACGGTCAACTCCCGCGACTGA
- a CDS encoding peptidylprolyl isomerase, translating into MLRKLVIALMAVFMLSGVACAGGKAKNPVVLMETSQGAIKIELFEKEAPISVKNFLGYVNKGFYNGTIFHRIINGFMIQGGGFTTDFVQKATAAPIKNEAANGLKNDRGTIAMARTGMPDSATAQFFINVVNNNMLNRPNPDGFGYAVFGKVIAGMDVVDKIKAVKTGVYHGMGDVPEQQVVIKSVKVLK; encoded by the coding sequence ATGCTCAGAAAATTGGTAATTGCTCTTATGGCTGTTTTCATGCTGTCAGGTGTCGCCTGCGCCGGAGGCAAGGCAAAGAACCCGGTCGTCCTGATGGAGACCAGTCAGGGGGCCATAAAGATCGAGTTGTTCGAAAAAGAGGCGCCTATCAGCGTCAAGAACTTCCTCGGCTACGTCAATAAAGGATTCTACAACGGTACGATCTTCCATCGCATCATAAACGGCTTCATGATCCAGGGGGGCGGTTTTACTACCGATTTCGTCCAGAAAGCAACCGCCGCGCCCATTAAAAACGAGGCCGCCAACGGCCTGAAAAACGACCGCGGCACCATCGCCATGGCCCGCACCGGCATGCCGGACAGCGCCACGGCGCAATTCTTCATCAACGTAGTGAACAACAATATGCTGAACCGTCCCAACCCGGACGGCTTCGGCTATGCAGTCTTCGGTAAGGTCATCGCGGGCATGGATGTGGTCGACAAGATAAAAGCGGTCAAAACCGGCGTCTACCACGGTATGGGGGATGTGCCCGAGCAGCAGGTAGTGATCAAGTCCGTGAAGGTGCTGAAATAA
- a CDS encoding DUF4139 domain-containing protein: protein MAVRWMRTMTMAMALVAAMVSHLWGAGGEGTVTTSTVAEQTGVAVTIYNSNLGLVKDLRTLHLPRGRSQLRFMDVATAIIPASVSIRSLSDAAGLNVLEQNYEYDLLSPQKLMDKYVGKEVKLYQKNPYSEREEVTTATLLSNNNGPVFRIGNEITFGHPGRVIFPELPGSLIASPTLVWLLENGREKPHAVEAAYLTGGIGWHADYVLTLNERDDAADLGGWVTITNNSGATYRDAAVKLVAGDVNRVRDEAQPRLRGKVMLAEAAAPAPQFREEGLLEYHMYTLQHPSTIKDNQSKQISLLSAAGIPVRKELLLSGASYYYQEAYSGDIAKKQKIGVYIELENREKNHLGMPLPRGTVRVYKKDGDKSLQFVGEDAIDHTPRDEKVRIKLGEAFDVVADKRQTDWKKRANDSYEAAYEISIRNHKKEAVVVRVTEPVPGDWQVLDSSHDYVKADSGTLEYKIPVAADGEAKLTYRVLMRY, encoded by the coding sequence ATGGCGGTCCGCTGGATGCGCACGATGACGATGGCAATGGCGCTGGTCGCAGCGATGGTTTCCCATCTGTGGGGCGCGGGCGGCGAGGGGACGGTGACCACCTCGACCGTTGCCGAACAGACCGGGGTGGCGGTGACCATCTACAATTCCAACCTCGGCCTGGTCAAGGACCTGCGCACGTTACACCTGCCCAGGGGGCGCAGCCAACTGCGTTTCATGGACGTGGCCACGGCCATCATACCGGCCAGTGTCTCTATCCGTTCCCTTTCGGATGCGGCCGGCCTGAACGTCCTGGAGCAGAACTATGAGTATGACCTGCTCAGCCCGCAGAAACTTATGGACAAGTATGTGGGCAAAGAGGTCAAACTCTACCAGAAAAACCCCTACAGCGAGCGGGAAGAGGTAACGACCGCCACGCTCCTCTCCAATAATAACGGTCCGGTCTTCAGGATCGGCAACGAGATCACCTTCGGCCATCCGGGGCGGGTCATCTTCCCCGAACTGCCCGGGAGCCTGATCGCCAGCCCGACCCTGGTGTGGCTCCTGGAGAACGGCCGTGAAAAACCGCACGCCGTGGAGGCCGCCTACCTGACAGGCGGCATCGGTTGGCACGCCGACTACGTCCTGACCCTCAACGAGCGGGACGACGCGGCCGACCTGGGAGGGTGGGTCACCATTACCAACAACAGCGGGGCTACCTATCGAGATGCCGCCGTCAAACTGGTGGCCGGGGATGTGAACCGGGTCCGCGACGAGGCGCAGCCACGCTTGCGGGGTAAGGTCATGCTCGCGGAGGCTGCCGCCCCGGCTCCTCAGTTCCGGGAGGAGGGGCTTTTGGAGTACCACATGTACACGCTCCAGCACCCTTCCACCATCAAGGACAACCAGTCCAAGCAGATCAGTCTGCTCTCGGCCGCCGGCATACCGGTGCGCAAGGAACTGCTCCTGTCCGGGGCCTCTTATTACTATCAGGAGGCCTACAGCGGCGACATCGCCAAAAAACAGAAAATCGGCGTGTATATCGAGCTGGAGAACCGGGAGAAGAATCACCTGGGGATGCCGCTTCCCCGGGGAACCGTGCGGGTCTACAAAAAGGACGGCGACAAGTCGCTCCAGTTTGTGGGCGAGGACGCCATCGATCACACCCCAAGGGACGAAAAGGTGCGCATCAAACTGGGGGAGGCCTTCGATGTGGTGGCCGACAAGCGGCAGACCGATTGGAAAAAGCGGGCAAACGACAGCTATGAGGCGGCCTACGAAATTTCGATCCGTAACCATAAAAAGGAAGCGGTCGTGGTGCGGGTGACGGAACCGGTCCCCGGCGATTGGCAGGTGCTTGATTCCAGCCACGACTACGTCAAGGCCGATTCCGGCACACTGGAGTACAAGATACCGGTAGCGGCGGACGGCGAGGCGAAGCTGACCTACCGGGTGTTGATGCGGTACTGA
- a CDS encoding ComF family protein: protein MDGFLTAILNVLFPPLCHICRAFIPDAGPLHICPECRDRMPAPAHPLCPVCGIPFPGAGDDHVCGACLQSKPDFGAARSALIYEGHCRELVHAFKYRYKTHLRRPLALLAAGSLRDFVAACAPELMVPVPLHIRRLRERGFNQAVLLGEIWAREWKLPLERGAMRRIRWTEPQINLTAAERRDNVKGAFDVRDADAVKGRRVLLVDDVYTTGSTVRECARVLKAAGAREVSVVTVARAVES from the coding sequence GTGGACGGATTTCTCACCGCGATCCTCAACGTCCTTTTCCCGCCGCTCTGCCATATCTGCCGGGCGTTCATCCCCGATGCCGGCCCCTTGCACATCTGCCCGGAGTGCCGGGACCGGATGCCCGCTCCGGCGCATCCGCTTTGCCCGGTGTGCGGCATCCCCTTTCCGGGGGCGGGCGATGACCATGTGTGCGGCGCATGCCTGCAGTCAAAGCCCGATTTTGGTGCCGCCCGGTCGGCCCTGATCTACGAGGGGCACTGCCGTGAGCTGGTCCACGCCTTCAAGTACCGCTATAAAACCCATCTGCGCCGTCCTCTGGCGCTGCTGGCGGCCGGCTCTCTGCGGGATTTCGTCGCCGCCTGCGCCCCGGAACTGATGGTACCGGTGCCGCTGCATATCCGTCGGCTCAGGGAGCGTGGCTTCAATCAGGCGGTGTTGTTGGGCGAGATCTGGGCGCGCGAATGGAAGCTGCCCCTGGAACGTGGCGCGATGCGGCGCATCCGGTGGACGGAACCCCAGATCAACCTGACGGCGGCAGAGCGGCGCGACAATGTCAAGGGGGCCTTTGACGTCAGGGATGCCGATGCCGTGAAGGGCCGGCGCGTGTTGCTGGTGGATGATGTCTATACCACCGGCAGTACCGTCAGGGAGTGCGCCAGAGTGCTCAAGGCGGCCGGTGCCCGCGAGGTATCGGTTGTGACGGTCGCCCGGGCCGTGGAAAGTTGA
- a CDS encoding Rrf2 family transcriptional regulator, producing MRLSTKSRYGLRALFDIAYNCGNMPAQIQDISRRQQISPRYLEQIFQNLKRAGILKSKRGPQGGYCLAKKPEEITVLDVLCATEQDVLLVDCTGATPKKRKRKTDCPFEGQCVTQTVWEEATGMLNTLFSGITLQTLCQRGLDMGIKKEQDHRFMYYI from the coding sequence ATGCGTCTGTCAACGAAAAGTCGGTACGGGCTGAGGGCTCTTTTCGATATTGCTTACAATTGTGGCAATATGCCGGCCCAGATTCAGGATATCTCCCGCCGTCAGCAGATATCGCCCCGCTATCTGGAGCAGATCTTCCAGAACCTCAAGCGGGCCGGCATATTGAAGAGCAAGCGTGGGCCGCAGGGGGGCTACTGCCTGGCCAAAAAGCCGGAAGAAATTACGGTTCTGGATGTCCTGTGCGCCACCGAACAGGATGTGCTCCTGGTGGATTGCACCGGGGCGACGCCGAAAAAACGCAAACGCAAGACCGACTGCCCTTTTGAAGGGCAGTGCGTGACCCAAACGGTCTGGGAAGAGGCCACGGGCATGCTCAACACGCTGTTCTCCGGCATAACCCTCCAGACGCTGTGCCAGCGCGGCCTGGATATGGGGATCAAGAAGGAGCAGGACCACCGCTTCATGTACTACATTTAG
- the cysK gene encoding cysteine synthase A, producing MPISISTSAIEQIGATPLVKLSGVTPARSAAIYAKVESFNPGGSIKDRIALAMIERAEQDGCIKPGATIVEPTSGNTGIGLALVCAVRGYRLVLTMPESMSLERRRLLTAYGAELVLTPASQGMKGAVQKAEELAAENGWLLPQQFNNPANPEAHRRTTGPEIIAAMKGLTIDGFVAGVGTGGTITGTGEVLRRHNPAIHIAAVEPAGSPVLSGGLAGPHKIQGIGAGFIPEVLNTSIYQEVVAVSDADAFSAARTLVAKQGLLCGISSGAALVGALQVAQKLGEGKNVVVILPDTGERYLSMDVFD from the coding sequence ATGCCCATCTCAATCAGCACGAGTGCTATCGAACAGATCGGCGCCACGCCCTTGGTCAAGCTTTCCGGAGTGACACCGGCGCGGTCGGCCGCGATCTATGCCAAGGTCGAATCCTTCAACCCCGGCGGCAGCATCAAGGACCGCATCGCCCTGGCGATGATCGAGAGGGCCGAGCAGGATGGCTGCATCAAGCCGGGTGCGACGATCGTCGAGCCGACCAGCGGCAATACCGGCATCGGTCTGGCACTGGTCTGCGCGGTACGGGGGTACCGGCTGGTACTGACCATGCCCGAGTCCATGAGCCTGGAGCGGCGGCGCCTTTTGACGGCTTATGGGGCCGAACTGGTGCTGACACCGGCTTCACAGGGTATGAAGGGCGCGGTTCAGAAGGCCGAGGAACTGGCCGCCGAAAATGGCTGGCTCCTGCCGCAGCAGTTCAACAATCCCGCCAATCCGGAGGCGCACCGCCGTACGACAGGTCCTGAGATCATCGCCGCCATGAAGGGACTGACCATTGACGGTTTTGTGGCCGGGGTCGGCACGGGCGGCACCATCACCGGCACCGGAGAGGTACTCCGCCGGCACAATCCGGCGATCCACATCGCCGCCGTCGAGCCGGCCGGGTCGCCCGTCCTGTCCGGCGGCTTGGCGGGTCCCCACAAGATCCAGGGGATCGGCGCCGGTTTTATCCCCGAGGTTCTCAATACCTCAATCTATCAGGAGGTTGTCGCCGTGTCGGATGCGGATGCCTTCAGCGCCGCCCGAACCCTGGTGGCCAAGCAGGGGCTTCTGTGCGGGATCTCGAGCGGCGCGGCGTTGGTCGGTGCGTTGCAGGTGGCCCAAAAACTGGGCGAGGGCAAGAACGTGGTAGTGATCCTGCCGGATACGGGGGAACGCTACCTCTCCATGGATGTATTCGATTAA
- a CDS encoding N-acetyltransferase: protein MIRKAQISDVKEIQKLLMKYASQGEMLSRSLSELYESLRDFYVFEDDGALLGTAALHIVWDDLAEVRSVAVDEQAGRKGIGSQLVKACITEARQIGLKRIFCLTYKPDFFAKLGFRLVDKSELPQKVWGDCIKCVKFPDCDENAMILDLN, encoded by the coding sequence ATGATCCGGAAGGCACAGATAAGCGACGTCAAGGAAATCCAGAAATTGTTGATGAAGTACGCCAGCCAGGGGGAGATGCTCTCCCGCTCCCTGTCGGAGTTGTATGAATCGTTACGCGACTTTTACGTCTTTGAGGATGACGGGGCGCTTTTGGGGACGGCCGCCCTTCATATCGTCTGGGATGATCTGGCCGAAGTGCGCTCCGTCGCGGTGGACGAGCAGGCCGGCCGCAAGGGTATCGGCAGTCAACTGGTGAAGGCATGCATTACCGAAGCCCGTCAGATCGGCCTCAAACGTATTTTTTGCCTGACCTACAAACCCGATTTTTTCGCAAAGCTGGGGTTCCGGCTGGTGGACAAGTCCGAACTGCCCCAGAAGGTGTGGGGGGACTGCATCAAGTGCGTCAAGTTCCCGGACTGCGATGAAAACGCCATGATCCTGGATCTGAACTGA
- the ybaK gene encoding Cys-tRNA(Pro) deacylase, translated as MAKEKTPITPAIRQLRAEKVEFTDHLYAYEEKGGTAVSARELGLDEHCVIKTLIMEDETRKPLVILMHGDLQVSTKELARIVGVKQITPCTPETAQKHSGYQVGGTSPFGTRRPMPVYLEETVAALEKIYINGGKRGYLVGMAPSELVRVLKPAMVRVGIY; from the coding sequence ATGGCAAAGGAAAAAACACCCATAACCCCTGCCATCCGCCAATTGCGGGCCGAAAAGGTCGAATTCACCGACCACCTCTATGCGTACGAGGAAAAAGGGGGCACGGCCGTCTCCGCCCGGGAGTTGGGGCTTGACGAGCACTGCGTGATCAAGACCCTGATCATGGAGGATGAAACCAGGAAACCGCTCGTCATCCTGATGCACGGCGACCTGCAGGTTTCGACCAAGGAACTGGCCCGCATCGTCGGCGTCAAGCAGATCACCCCCTGTACGCCGGAAACGGCCCAAAAACACAGTGGCTACCAGGTGGGCGGCACCTCGCCTTTCGGTACGCGCAGGCCGATGCCGGTGTACCTGGAGGAAACCGTTGCCGCGCTGGAAAAGATCTATATCAATGGCGGGAAGCGCGGTTACCTGGTGGGCATGGCGCCGTCGGAACTGGTGAGGGTACTGAAACCGGCGATGGTACGGGTGGGGATATACTAG
- the hypE gene encoding hydrogenase expression/formation protein HypE, producing the protein MNNDLILLGHGSGGRLSHQLLDELIIPALSGIAPSGQNDAALLPPFAGQLAYTTDSFVVDPIFFPGGTIGSLAVHGTVNDLAMMGARPLYLSVGLIIEEGFSRADLKTVLDDMRQAADKAGVRIVTGDTKVVPRGKADKIFITTAGIGAVEHDIAIHGANARPGDKIIINGTVGDHGIAVMADREGLSVGTDIRSDSAALNSLVAAIIAEAGDQLHVLRDPTRGGIATTIKEIAQQSNVAITLREELIPVNPAVRGVCSILGLDPLFVANEGKLLAFVAPDAAERVVAAMKRHPLGAQAAIIGEVGDGEAGRVRMETSVGGTRAVEMLAGEQLPRIC; encoded by the coding sequence GTGAACAACGACCTCATCCTTCTCGGCCACGGCAGTGGCGGCCGACTTTCCCACCAACTTTTGGATGAACTGATAATTCCGGCCCTGAGCGGCATCGCCCCTTCCGGGCAGAATGACGCGGCGCTCCTGCCTCCGTTTGCGGGGCAGTTGGCCTACACCACCGACTCCTTCGTGGTCGATCCGATCTTTTTCCCCGGCGGGACCATCGGGAGCCTGGCGGTCCACGGCACGGTCAACGACCTGGCGATGATGGGCGCGCGACCGCTCTACCTGAGCGTCGGCCTGATCATCGAAGAGGGGTTCAGCCGGGCAGACCTGAAAACCGTGCTGGACGACATGCGCCAGGCCGCCGACAAGGCCGGAGTACGGATCGTGACCGGAGACACCAAGGTCGTCCCCCGCGGCAAGGCGGACAAAATATTCATTACCACCGCCGGCATCGGCGCAGTGGAACATGACATCGCCATTCACGGCGCCAACGCCCGGCCGGGCGACAAGATCATCATCAACGGCACCGTGGGCGACCACGGCATTGCCGTTATGGCCGACCGCGAAGGGCTGAGCGTCGGGACCGACATCCGTAGCGATTCGGCCGCCCTCAACAGCCTGGTGGCCGCCATCATCGCCGAGGCCGGAGATCAACTGCATGTGCTCCGCGACCCGACCCGCGGCGGCATCGCCACCACCATCAAGGAGATCGCCCAGCAGTCGAACGTGGCCATTACCCTGCGCGAGGAGCTGATTCCTGTGAACCCGGCGGTACGCGGCGTCTGCTCGATCCTTGGCCTTGACCCGCTCTTTGTCGCCAACGAAGGGAAGCTGCTGGCCTTTGTCGCCCCCGACGCCGCCGAACGGGTCGTGGCGGCAATGAAGCGGCATCCCCTCGGCGCCCAGGCCGCCATCATCGGGGAGGTCGGCGACGGAGAAGCGGGCCGCGTCCGCATGGAAACCAGCGTGGGCGGCACGAGGGCGGTAGAGATGCTGGCCGGGGAGCAACTGCCCAGAATCTGCTAA
- a CDS encoding outer membrane protein assembly factor BamD, with protein sequence MKNSPSIIVICVMFASLLQGCATPPVSKLPDDLYRDGERSFQKGRYDDAVANWKKVKESYKSPELSAKAEIGIADAYYLNKDYIEAAAAYEDFRKLHPRHEQADYALYRQGLSYFRQINGIDTDQTPVKNALAIFESYLKLYPSGAYIQEAQEKIRNCREKQLQYEIYVGHFYLKTGKYSAAAARFEEALKTFPGLRHDDELLYYLGVTYREADQKEKSRETFDRLVREFPDSAYAAEARKAAGK encoded by the coding sequence ATGAAGAATTCCCCTAGTATCATCGTGATCTGCGTCATGTTCGCCTCCCTGCTGCAGGGGTGTGCGACGCCGCCGGTGAGCAAACTGCCCGACGATCTGTACCGGGATGGCGAACGGTCCTTTCAGAAGGGCCGGTATGATGATGCCGTCGCAAACTGGAAAAAGGTCAAGGAGAGTTACAAGTCGCCGGAACTGTCCGCCAAGGCGGAGATCGGGATCGCCGATGCCTATTACCTCAACAAGGACTACATCGAGGCCGCTGCCGCCTACGAGGATTTTCGCAAGCTTCATCCCCGGCATGAACAGGCCGATTACGCCCTTTACCGGCAGGGTCTGAGTTATTTCAGGCAGATCAACGGCATCGACACGGACCAGACGCCGGTCAAGAACGCTCTGGCGATCTTTGAGTCGTACCTGAAACTATATCCCTCTGGTGCATATATCCAGGAGGCCCAGGAGAAAATCCGCAACTGCCGGGAAAAACAGCTCCAGTACGAGATCTACGTCGGCCACTTTTACCTGAAAACCGGCAAATATTCGGCTGCCGCCGCCCGTTTTGAAGAGGCGCTCAAGACGTTTCCGGGTCTTCGACATGATGACGAGTTGTTGTACTACCTCGGGGTGACCTACCGTGAGGCGGACCAGAAGGAGAAGAGCCGTGAGACGTTTGACAGGCTGGTGCGCGAGTTTCCCGACAGCGCCTATGCAGCCGAAGCCCGGAAGGCCGCGGGCAAGTAA